In the Qipengyuania pelagi genome, one interval contains:
- a CDS encoding hydantoinase B/oxoprolinase family protein — protein MTDASSKPSWRFAVDRGGTFTDVVATTPDGRLVTDKLLSEDPGRYDDAASEAVRRLMQRYAPDAPIAEMRVGTTVATNALLERKGARIALAITRGFADALRIGTQARPDIFARHIVLPEQLPERVVEITERVAVDGEVLEPLDVDAARREFAALREDGFESIAIVLMHGWTHRDHEVKLRDLARELGFAQVSVSHEVAPLIRLVPRGDTTCVDAYLSPVLDRYTDNLRASLPQTGALRFMQSNGGLAEVGAFRGKDAILSGPAGGVVGMAATGAALGHTKLIGFDMGGTSTDVAHYAGHYELTGDSTVAGVRVAAPMMQIHTVAAGGGSICSFDGSRFRVGPESAGADPGPACYRKGGPLTVTDCNLVLGRIDPAFFPSVFGPAGDAPLDPGAAKARLEEIAAAVQKLGAEPRPIEDIAQGFLAIAVDSMANAIRKISVARGHDVTQYALACFGGAGGQHACKVADELGIETVLVHPLAGMLSAYGIGLAPVKAIREVSLVRPLEESYDDDLAALQEEARTDLLEQGIAADAITLESRARLRFSGSDSILTVDCEDKAAMDANFRRLHRQRFGYSDDAAPIVVEALSVEASGFSGGLDTAEVEPVAAGGTPSGDWRTMERAALSMDDNVDGPALIIDPGSTTVVEPGWQARLQSEGSLVLTRTEPLERAQAAGVSERSHVDPVRLEIYNNLFMAIAEEMGVVLQSTASSVNIKERLDFSCALFDAEGALIANAPHIPVHLGSMGDSIARVIETRGSERDGRGFRRGDAYMLNDPYRGGTHLPDITVIVPVFYDEASDEPDAFVAARGHHADIGGIAPGSMPPESRTIVEEGVMIDDFLLVDGGRFREDAVRALLASAEYPARNPDRNLSDLRAQLAACTRGAELLHSAARDSGGETVAAYMGHVLANAEESVRRLLDRLEDGQFAYPMDNGAVVKVAIRIVREARAAVIDFTGTSDQRPDNFNAPRSITRAATLYVLRTLIDDAIPMNDGCLRPVELVVPEGSMLNPRPGAAVVAGNVETSQVVTDALFAATGRLAPSQGTMNNFTFGNARDQYYETICGGSGAGPDHDGTSAVQTHMTNSRLTDPEIFETRLPVRLDRFAIRRGSGGKGAHSGGDGVERRVTFLDDMRANILANRREHPPQGIAGGGDAEPGRNWVERADGSREELGATGSAEMQPGDAFVILTPGGGGYGA, from the coding sequence ATGACAGACGCTTCCTCCAAGCCGAGCTGGCGCTTCGCGGTCGATCGCGGCGGCACCTTCACCGATGTCGTCGCCACCACGCCCGACGGTCGGCTGGTGACGGACAAATTGCTGTCCGAGGACCCCGGACGATACGATGACGCCGCCAGCGAAGCGGTGCGGCGCCTGATGCAACGATACGCGCCGGATGCGCCGATCGCGGAAATGCGCGTCGGCACCACCGTCGCGACCAATGCCTTGCTCGAACGCAAGGGCGCGCGGATCGCGCTGGCCATCACGCGCGGCTTTGCCGACGCTTTAAGGATCGGAACGCAGGCCCGGCCCGATATCTTCGCGCGCCATATCGTCCTGCCCGAACAATTGCCCGAACGCGTGGTCGAGATTACCGAGCGCGTGGCGGTCGATGGCGAAGTGCTCGAACCGCTCGATGTCGACGCGGCGCGGCGAGAGTTCGCCGCCCTGCGCGAGGATGGGTTCGAGTCCATCGCGATCGTCCTCATGCATGGCTGGACACACCGCGATCACGAAGTGAAGCTCCGCGATCTGGCGCGCGAACTGGGCTTCGCGCAGGTCAGCGTCAGCCACGAGGTCGCGCCGCTGATCCGGCTCGTCCCGCGCGGCGACACAACCTGCGTCGATGCCTACCTCTCCCCCGTCCTCGATCGCTACACCGATAATCTGCGCGCCAGCCTGCCGCAAACCGGCGCGTTGCGCTTCATGCAGTCGAACGGGGGGCTGGCCGAGGTCGGCGCGTTCCGGGGCAAGGATGCGATCCTGTCGGGTCCGGCAGGCGGCGTGGTCGGCATGGCGGCGACTGGCGCGGCGCTCGGCCATACGAAGCTGATCGGCTTCGACATGGGCGGGACGAGTACCGATGTCGCCCATTATGCGGGCCATTACGAGCTGACTGGGGACAGCACGGTCGCAGGCGTGCGCGTCGCCGCGCCGATGATGCAGATCCACACGGTAGCGGCAGGCGGCGGCTCGATTTGCAGCTTCGACGGTTCGCGCTTCCGTGTCGGCCCTGAAAGCGCGGGCGCCGATCCGGGACCCGCCTGCTATCGCAAGGGCGGGCCGCTGACAGTGACCGATTGCAACCTCGTCCTCGGCCGGATCGATCCGGCCTTCTTCCCGAGCGTGTTCGGCCCCGCTGGCGACGCTCCGCTCGATCCCGGCGCAGCGAAGGCACGGTTGGAAGAGATCGCCGCCGCCGTCCAAAAGCTAGGGGCAGAGCCGCGTCCGATCGAGGATATCGCGCAAGGCTTCCTTGCCATCGCGGTGGACAGCATGGCCAATGCGATCCGCAAGATCAGCGTCGCGCGCGGCCATGACGTGACGCAATACGCGCTCGCCTGTTTCGGCGGTGCTGGCGGCCAGCACGCCTGCAAGGTGGCGGACGAATTGGGGATCGAGACGGTGCTGGTCCATCCGCTCGCAGGGATGCTGTCAGCCTACGGGATCGGCCTCGCCCCGGTGAAGGCGATCCGCGAGGTCAGTCTGGTGCGGCCGCTGGAGGAATCCTATGATGACGATCTGGCGGCTTTGCAGGAAGAAGCACGCACCGACCTGCTCGAACAGGGCATCGCAGCGGATGCGATAACGCTCGAAAGCCGGGCACGCCTGCGGTTTTCCGGCAGCGACAGCATTCTGACCGTCGATTGCGAGGACAAAGCCGCGATGGACGCGAATTTCCGCCGCCTTCACCGCCAGCGCTTCGGCTATTCCGACGATGCGGCCCCGATCGTGGTCGAGGCCCTCAGCGTCGAGGCGAGCGGCTTTTCCGGCGGGCTCGACACGGCGGAGGTGGAGCCGGTGGCGGCGGGCGGAACGCCCTCGGGAGACTGGAGGACCATGGAACGCGCGGCGCTGAGCATGGACGATAATGTGGACGGTCCGGCGCTGATCATAGATCCCGGCTCGACCACCGTGGTCGAACCCGGCTGGCAGGCGCGCCTTCAGTCGGAAGGCAGCCTCGTGCTCACACGCACAGAACCGCTCGAGCGTGCGCAGGCAGCGGGCGTTTCGGAGCGCAGCCATGTCGATCCGGTCCGGCTCGAAATCTACAACAATCTCTTCATGGCCATCGCCGAGGAGATGGGCGTGGTGCTCCAAAGCACGGCGAGTTCGGTCAACATCAAGGAACGGCTCGATTTCTCCTGCGCGCTGTTCGATGCCGAAGGCGCGCTGATCGCCAATGCGCCGCATATTCCGGTGCATCTGGGCAGCATGGGCGATTCCATCGCGCGGGTGATCGAGACGCGTGGGAGCGAAAGGGACGGGCGTGGATTCCGGCGCGGCGATGCCTATATGCTCAACGATCCCTATCGTGGCGGCACGCATCTGCCCGACATCACCGTGATCGTGCCGGTCTTCTACGATGAGGCTTCGGACGAACCCGACGCCTTCGTCGCCGCACGCGGTCATCATGCCGATATCGGCGGCATCGCGCCTGGATCGATGCCGCCCGAAAGCCGCACGATCGTGGAAGAAGGCGTGATGATCGACGATTTCCTGCTCGTCGACGGAGGGCGTTTTCGCGAGGACGCGGTCCGTGCCCTGCTGGCGAGCGCCGAATATCCCGCCCGCAATCCCGATCGCAACCTGTCCGACCTGAGGGCCCAGCTCGCTGCCTGCACGCGCGGGGCCGAATTGCTCCACAGCGCCGCGCGCGATTCCGGTGGCGAGACGGTTGCGGCCTATATGGGCCACGTGCTGGCTAATGCCGAAGAAAGCGTGCGGCGACTGCTCGATCGCCTCGAGGACGGGCAGTTCGCTTATCCGATGGACAATGGCGCGGTGGTCAAGGTGGCAATCCGCATCGTCCGCGAAGCGCGCGCTGCCGTGATCGACTTCACTGGCACCAGCGACCAGCGCCCGGACAATTTCAACGCGCCGCGCTCGATAACGCGCGCCGCGACGCTCTATGTCCTGCGCACGCTGATCGATGATGCGATCCCGATGAACGATGGCTGCCTGCGCCCGGTCGAGCTGGTCGTGCCCGAAGGATCGATGCTGAACCCGCGCCCCGGCGCGGCGGTGGTGGCGGGCAATGTCGAGACCAGCCAGGTTGTCACCGATGCGCTGTTCGCCGCCACCGGTCGCCTCGCGCCGAGCCAAGGGACGATGAACAATTTCACCTTCGGAAATGCGCGCGATCAGTATTACGAGACGATCTGCGGTGGATCGGGGGCGGGGCCAGATCATGACGGGACGAGCGCGGTTCAGACTCACATGACCAATTCGCGCCTGACCGATCCGGAGATTTTCGAAACGCGCCTCCCGGTTCGGCTCGACCGCTTCGCGATCAGGCGCGGATCGGGCGGGAAGGGCGCGCATAGTGGTGGCGACGGGGTGGAGCGGCGCGTGACCTTCCTCGACGACATGCGCGCGAACATCCTCGCCAATCGCCGCGAACATCCGCCGCAGGGTATTGCTGGCGGCGGCGATGCCGAGCCGGGACGCAACTGGGTCGAGCGGGCCGATGGATCGCGCGAGGAATTGGGCGCGACGGGATCGGCCGAAATGCAGCCCGGCGACGCCTTCGTGATCCTGACCCCCGGCGGCGGAGGATATGGCGCATGA
- a CDS encoding efflux transporter outer membrane subunit, with amino-acid sequence MTRSLHTVFVLALASTALAGCASMAPEHTRPQAATAPVFDPDYRPDGEVVAAQLSYREWFNDPRLVALIGSALENNRDLLAATARIEQARARYRIQDSRQLPTVVATGGATRTRQPLGVNPALDTGDVEGAPSSVTFNRFDVGVGVSSFELDFWGRIASLSEAARAEYLATVAAQRAFYLSLIADTATTYFEIVETEEQIALAEATAESRREGLRIAQLRLDAGVTSALPYRQAETLLTQAEQQLASERLALARLRNQLAVLVGGTVPGGLPEGLTLAGQGDDRRLAAGLPSDLLLVRPDIVAAEEQLRAARANIGAARAAFFPTISLTGNAGLSSTSLDGLFSGDSLGWSFGPAISLPIFDWGAREADLDLAQALEVEQVANYDRTVQTAFREVSDALAGRRWLAEQVETLRRAVTAQERIARIARLRYREGVADYLEVLDAERNLFNAQQQLLATERAWLQNRATLFVALGGGAPLADNGETPPD; translated from the coding sequence ATGACCCGTTCGCTTCACACCGTTTTCGTCCTCGCGCTGGCTTCGACGGCCCTTGCCGGTTGCGCGAGCATGGCGCCAGAACATACGCGCCCACAAGCCGCGACCGCACCGGTCTTCGATCCCGACTATCGCCCCGATGGCGAGGTGGTCGCGGCGCAATTGTCCTATCGCGAATGGTTCAATGATCCGCGCCTCGTCGCGCTGATCGGGAGCGCGCTGGAGAACAATCGCGATCTTCTCGCCGCCACGGCGCGGATCGAGCAGGCGCGAGCGCGCTATCGCATTCAGGACAGCCGCCAATTGCCTACGGTCGTCGCGACCGGCGGGGCGACCCGCACGCGTCAGCCGCTCGGTGTCAATCCCGCGCTCGATACCGGCGATGTAGAGGGCGCGCCTTCGTCGGTGACGTTCAACCGCTTCGATGTCGGCGTCGGCGTCAGCAGCTTCGAACTCGATTTCTGGGGCCGGATCGCCAGCCTCAGCGAAGCCGCGCGCGCCGAATATCTCGCCACCGTGGCGGCGCAGCGCGCCTTCTATCTTTCGCTGATCGCCGACACCGCGACGACCTATTTCGAGATCGTCGAAACCGAAGAGCAGATCGCGCTGGCCGAAGCGACCGCCGAAAGCCGCCGCGAAGGGCTCAGGATCGCGCAATTGCGGCTGGATGCGGGCGTGACCTCCGCGCTCCCCTATCGGCAGGCGGAAACCCTGCTGACCCAGGCCGAACAGCAGCTGGCGAGCGAGCGGCTGGCTCTGGCGCGATTGCGCAACCAGCTCGCCGTCCTCGTCGGAGGGACGGTTCCGGGCGGCCTGCCCGAGGGGCTGACGCTGGCAGGCCAGGGCGACGATCGCCGCCTCGCCGCCGGTTTGCCGTCCGACCTTTTGCTGGTGCGTCCCGACATCGTTGCAGCCGAAGAGCAATTGCGGGCCGCGCGCGCCAATATCGGCGCGGCGCGGGCGGCCTTCTTTCCTACCATTTCGCTGACGGGCAATGCGGGCCTGTCCTCGACCAGCCTCGACGGATTGTTCTCGGGCGACAGCTTGGGATGGAGTTTCGGACCGGCGATCTCCCTGCCGATCTTCGACTGGGGCGCGCGCGAGGCCGATCTCGATCTGGCGCAGGCGCTGGAGGTCGAGCAGGTCGCGAATTACGACCGCACCGTGCAGACCGCGTTTCGCGAGGTTTCGGATGCGCTGGCCGGAAGGCGCTGGCTCGCCGAGCAGGTGGAGACGTTGCGCCGCGCCGTCACCGCGCAGGAACGGATCGCCCGCATCGCGCGGCTCCGCTATCGCGAAGGTGTGGCCGATTACCTCGAAGTGCTGGATGCGGAGCGCAATCTGTTCAACGCGCAACAGCAATTGCTCGCGACCGAGCGCGCCTGGCTCCAGAACCGCGCGACGCTGTTCGTGGCGCTCGGTGGGGGTGCTCCGCTGGCGGATAACGGGGAAACGCCGCCCGACTGA
- a CDS encoding DUF2891 domain-containing protein, which yields MELTEDLARSYARIALGHVTRPYPYKDDHVFASEADVRPPRTAHPAFFGSFDWHSCVHGWWTLLTLRRLFPATPEAEEITALADETFTEEKLAVERAYLDRPEARGFERPYGWGWLLALHAEAARHQDREWGARLEPLARAFGERFAAYLPLLTYPITVGTHFNTSFALVLTRDWAGERDAALVATIDGWAETAFADRSDYRGWEPGGDEFLSPVLTAALLMSRTWPRERFAPWFEALVIDNGWLKNECEPAFVSDRSDGKIAHLDGLNLSRAWALREIASAIAPHSAVADMRALADRHFAAAEASVAGDYMGEHWLASFALLALLAPR from the coding sequence ATGGAATTGACCGAAGATCTGGCGCGAAGCTACGCCCGGATCGCGCTGGGCCATGTGACGCGGCCTTACCCTTACAAGGACGATCACGTTTTCGCCTCGGAAGCGGACGTAAGGCCTCCGCGCACGGCGCATCCGGCGTTCTTCGGCAGCTTCGACTGGCACAGCTGCGTCCATGGCTGGTGGACGTTGCTGACCTTGCGGCGCCTGTTCCCCGCCACGCCCGAAGCGGAAGAGATCACGGCGCTGGCGGACGAGACGTTCACCGAGGAAAAGCTGGCGGTCGAACGTGCCTATCTCGACCGGCCCGAAGCGCGCGGGTTCGAGCGACCTTATGGCTGGGGCTGGCTGCTGGCCTTGCACGCAGAGGCCGCGCGACATCAGGATCGCGAATGGGGCGCGAGGCTGGAACCGCTCGCGCGCGCGTTTGGAGAGCGGTTCGCCGCCTATCTGCCGCTGCTGACCTATCCGATCACTGTCGGCACCCATTTCAACACCAGCTTCGCTCTCGTCCTGACGCGCGACTGGGCTGGCGAGCGCGATGCCGCGCTCGTCGCGACCATCGACGGCTGGGCCGAGACCGCTTTTGCGGATCGGAGCGACTATCGCGGATGGGAGCCGGGCGGCGACGAGTTCCTGTCCCCTGTCCTCACCGCTGCGCTGCTGATGTCCCGCACCTGGCCGCGCGAGAGGTTCGCGCCCTGGTTCGAGGCGCTGGTGATCGACAATGGCTGGCTGAAAAACGAATGCGAGCCCGCCTTCGTGTCCGATCGCAGCGACGGCAAGATCGCCCATCTCGACGGGCTCAATCTCAGCCGCGCCTGGGCCTTGCGCGAAATCGCTTCGGCCATCGCGCCGCATTCTGCCGTGGCCGACATGCGCGCGCTGGCCGATCGCCATTTCGCCGCCGCCGAAGCCAGCGTGGCGGGCGATTACATGGGCGAACACTGGCTGGCGAGCTTCGCGCTGCTTGCGCTGCTCGCGCCCCGCTAG
- a CDS encoding DUF969 domain-containing protein: MNYWPLLGIALVVIGFALRFNPLLVVVGAAVATGLLAGLDIVAVVEALGRAFNDNRYISVTWIILPVIGLLERYGLQQRARSLIESVRGATMGKLLVLYLLFRQLTAALGMKDIGGHPQAVRPLVAPMAEAAATKSHGVLPEAERQKVLAMSAATDNVGLFFGEDIFFAIASILLIQGVFEAAGYPLTPLQLSVWAIPTAICAFLIHGGRILAMDRRMGRNPSPSGEGDHPKDGGGARLPVSDPVPLHPHVTHGGPPSRTGEERA, encoded by the coding sequence ATGAACTATTGGCCGCTGCTCGGCATCGCGCTGGTCGTCATCGGCTTCGCGCTGCGGTTCAATCCGCTGCTCGTGGTGGTCGGTGCGGCGGTGGCGACGGGGCTTCTGGCAGGACTCGACATCGTCGCGGTGGTCGAGGCACTGGGGCGCGCCTTCAACGACAATCGCTATATCTCGGTGACGTGGATCATCCTGCCGGTGATCGGCCTGCTCGAACGCTACGGATTGCAGCAGCGCGCGCGAAGCCTGATCGAGAGCGTGCGGGGCGCGACCATGGGCAAGTTACTGGTGCTCTATCTCCTGTTCCGCCAATTGACTGCGGCCTTGGGGATGAAGGATATCGGCGGCCATCCCCAGGCGGTGCGGCCCCTCGTCGCGCCCATGGCGGAGGCGGCGGCCACCAAATCGCACGGGGTCCTGCCCGAAGCCGAGCGGCAGAAAGTGCTCGCCATGTCGGCGGCGACCGACAATGTCGGGCTGTTCTTCGGTGAGGACATCTTCTTCGCGATCGCCTCGATCCTCCTGATCCAGGGCGTGTTCGAGGCCGCGGGCTATCCGCTGACGCCGCTGCAACTCTCGGTCTGGGCGATCCCGACCGCGATCTGCGCCTTCCTGATCCATGGCGGGCGCATCCTCGCCATGGACCGGCGGATGGGCCGCAATCCTTCCCCATCGGGGGAGGGGGACCATCCGAAGGATGGGGGAGGGGCACGTTTGCCGGTTTCTGATCCGGTGCCCCTCCACCCCCATGTTACGCATGGCGGTCCCCCTTCCCGTACCGGGGAGGAGCGGGCATGA
- a CDS encoding DUF979 domain-containing protein, giving the protein MITYEWLYILAGAFFAIWALLSLRDRCWGNGAFWGLLAASFLFGSHMGDFANGVLVLAMVGIAGLGLLKRSDPPTTTPEERLNFSAILGNRLFLPALIVPLTAVVGTLLYNYTPFGETGLFEARRETLILFGVGVLVALVAAMIWLRPPVLAPAEEGRRLLDSIGWAAILPQMLAALGAVFALAGVGDVIGALAGEVIPENSVFVTVLVFCFGMALFTMIMGNAFAAFPVMAAAIGIPLLVEDYGGNPAVIGAVGMLAGFCGTLLTPMAANFNIVPAALLELDDQNGVIRQQVWTAIPLWGCNVAIIYLAGFWLWN; this is encoded by the coding sequence ATGATCACCTATGAATGGCTCTATATCCTCGCGGGCGCGTTCTTCGCGATCTGGGCGCTGCTGTCCTTGCGCGATCGATGCTGGGGCAATGGCGCGTTCTGGGGTCTGCTCGCGGCGAGCTTCCTGTTCGGCAGCCATATGGGCGATTTCGCGAATGGCGTGCTGGTGCTGGCGATGGTGGGCATTGCCGGGCTTGGCCTGCTGAAGCGCAGCGATCCGCCGACCACTACGCCGGAAGAGCGGCTGAACTTTTCCGCAATCTTGGGCAATCGCCTGTTCCTGCCCGCGCTGATCGTACCGCTGACGGCTGTGGTGGGTACGCTGCTCTACAATTACACGCCTTTCGGCGAGACCGGCCTGTTCGAAGCGCGGCGCGAGACGCTGATCCTGTTCGGTGTGGGCGTGCTCGTCGCTCTGGTCGCCGCCATGATCTGGCTGCGACCGCCCGTGCTGGCGCCGGCGGAAGAAGGGCGGCGCCTGCTCGATTCGATCGGCTGGGCGGCGATCCTGCCGCAAATGCTGGCGGCGCTGGGCGCCGTGTTTGCGCTGGCGGGCGTGGGCGATGTGATCGGCGCGCTGGCGGGTGAGGTGATCCCGGAGAACAGCGTCTTCGTGACCGTCCTGGTCTTTTGCTTCGGCATGGCGCTGTTCACGATGATCATGGGCAATGCCTTTGCCGCCTTCCCGGTGATGGCGGCGGCGATCGGGATACCGCTTCTGGTCGAGGATTACGGCGGCAATCCGGCGGTAATCGGCGCGGTGGGGATGCTGGCGGGCTTCTGCGGCACGCTGCTGACGCCGATGGCGGCCAATTTCAACATCGTGCCCGCCGCCCTGCTCGAACTCGACGATCAGAACGGCGTGATCCGCCAGCAGGTCTGGACCGCGATCCCGCTCTGGGGATGCAATGTGGCGATCATCTATCTGGCGGGGTTCTGGCTATGGAATTGA
- a CDS encoding crotonase/enoyl-CoA hydratase family protein, giving the protein MSEEVQTEVEDGVLIVTINRPEAKNAMNKAAAEGIAAAMDRLDAQDDLRVAILTGAGGTFCSGMDLKGFLRGESPSVEGRGFGGVVQAPPKKPLIAAVEGYALAGGLELMIACDLVVANDGAKFGIPEAKRGLVAAAGGVMMLPDQIPERIAMELALTGEFIDAGRAYELGLINRVVSGSALDGAKELARKIAENGPLAVRVSKQILKESRGWSMDERYDRQAQLIGPVFVSEDAREGAAAFAEKRKPNWKGK; this is encoded by the coding sequence ATGAGCGAAGAGGTACAGACCGAGGTCGAGGACGGCGTTTTGATCGTCACGATCAACCGCCCCGAAGCCAAGAACGCAATGAACAAGGCCGCCGCCGAAGGGATCGCTGCGGCGATGGACCGGCTGGACGCGCAGGACGATCTGCGCGTCGCGATCCTGACCGGGGCGGGCGGCACGTTCTGTTCGGGCATGGATCTCAAGGGCTTCCTGCGCGGCGAGAGCCCGAGCGTGGAAGGGCGCGGCTTCGGGGGCGTGGTCCAGGCGCCGCCGAAAAAGCCACTGATCGCCGCCGTCGAAGGCTATGCGCTGGCGGGCGGGCTCGAATTGATGATCGCCTGCGATCTGGTGGTGGCGAATGACGGCGCCAAGTTTGGCATCCCCGAAGCCAAGCGTGGCCTCGTCGCGGCGGCGGGCGGGGTGATGATGCTGCCTGACCAGATCCCCGAACGGATCGCCATGGAGCTGGCGCTGACGGGCGAGTTCATCGATGCGGGCCGCGCTTACGAACTCGGCCTGATCAACCGCGTGGTCTCCGGCTCCGCGCTCGACGGGGCGAAGGAACTGGCGCGCAAGATCGCCGAAAACGGCCCGCTGGCGGTGCGCGTGTCGAAACAGATCCTCAAGGAATCGCGCGGCTGGTCGATGGACGAGCGCTACGACAGGCAGGCGCAGCTGATCGGCCCAGTCTTCGTCAGCGAGGACGCCCGCGAAGGCGCAGCCGCCTTCGCCGAGAAGCGCAAGCCGAACTGGAAGGGGAAATAA
- a CDS encoding acetyl-CoA C-acetyltransferase has translation MPEAYIIDAVRTPRGIGKQGKGALAAMHPQHLAATVLKAIAERNDLDTATVDDVIWSVSTQDGMQAGDLGRMAALDAGYDVTSSGTTLDRFCGGGITSVALAAAQVMSGMEDCVVAGGTEMMSLTAQMAKEKIAAGLRPPMMGSYNERLQATHPQSHQGVCGDAIASKEGFTREELDEVGYRSQQRAAKAIEEGRFDRSLVPVKDDQGAIVLDREEFPRPQTTREGLAELQPAFTKIADMPLDTNGTTFRGLVNAKYPDLAIEHFHHAGNSSGVVDGAAAVLVTSRDYAEKHGLKPRARIVATANMGDDPTLMLNAPVPAARKVLEKAGLTVDDIDLFEINEAFAVVAAKFVRDLGLDWDKVNVNGGSIALGHPIGATGSILIGTIVDELERQDKRYGLVTMCAAGGMAPAIIVERVSDFVD, from the coding sequence ATGCCTGAAGCCTATATCATCGACGCCGTCCGCACCCCGCGCGGGATCGGAAAGCAGGGGAAAGGTGCGCTTGCCGCCATGCACCCGCAGCATCTCGCCGCGACCGTGCTGAAGGCGATCGCCGAGCGCAACGATCTCGACACGGCGACGGTGGACGACGTGATCTGGTCGGTCAGCACGCAGGACGGAATGCAGGCAGGCGATCTGGGTCGGATGGCCGCGCTCGATGCGGGCTATGACGTGACCTCGAGCGGGACCACGCTCGACCGGTTCTGCGGTGGCGGGATCACCAGCGTGGCGCTGGCTGCGGCACAGGTGATGAGCGGGATGGAGGATTGCGTCGTCGCGGGCGGGACCGAGATGATGAGCCTCACCGCGCAGATGGCGAAAGAGAAGATAGCGGCAGGCCTCAGGCCGCCGATGATGGGCAGCTATAACGAGCGGCTCCAGGCGACTCACCCGCAGAGCCATCAGGGCGTGTGTGGCGATGCGATTGCCAGCAAGGAAGGCTTCACCCGCGAGGAACTGGACGAGGTCGGCTATCGCAGCCAGCAGCGCGCCGCCAAGGCGATCGAGGAAGGCCGGTTCGACAGATCGCTAGTGCCGGTGAAGGACGATCAGGGCGCAATCGTGCTGGACCGCGAGGAATTTCCCCGGCCCCAGACCACGCGCGAAGGCCTCGCCGAATTGCAGCCCGCCTTCACCAAGATCGCCGACATGCCGCTCGACACAAACGGCACCACGTTTCGCGGGCTGGTGAATGCGAAATATCCCGACCTCGCAATCGAGCATTTCCACCATGCGGGCAATTCCTCGGGCGTGGTCGATGGCGCGGCGGCGGTGCTGGTGACGAGCCGCGACTATGCCGAGAAGCACGGTCTTAAGCCGCGCGCGCGGATCGTGGCGACCGCGAATATGGGCGATGATCCCACGCTGATGCTGAACGCCCCCGTTCCAGCGGCGAGGAAGGTGCTGGAAAAGGCTGGCCTCACCGTGGACGATATCGACCTGTTCGAAATCAACGAGGCCTTCGCGGTGGTCGCGGCGAAATTCGTGCGCGATCTCGGGCTCGACTGGGACAAGGTCAATGTGAATGGCGGCTCGATCGCGCTGGGCCACCCGATCGGGGCGACCGGATCGATCCTGATCGGCACGATCGTCGACGAACTGGAGCGGCAGGACAAGCGCTATGGTCTCGTCACGATGTGCGCCGCGGGCGGCATGGCCCCGGCGATCATCGTCGAACGGGTGAGCGATTTCGTCGACTAG